A genome region from Chryseobacterium sp. G0186 includes the following:
- a CDS encoding M17 family metallopeptidase translates to MKLINKKNKNYTQVFHLFTEEEWAKTSKNFNKNIPVFFTGKKHEVFVNAHEEGITYFIGLGKSTLENFEFQQVGVKFSQNQKEKLQAIPTLMLADFLNEKQFEEFVKGLFMGTYNYPFEKNHPFWNTKFELHFENISQKRLDHISQKTEALSNGQIACQEWLNKPANLKKPDIFSAYLKNIAKKYDLKYTSFNRKKCEELGLGAYLAVNQGSAYDAAFTILEYKTTVKNAKTFGLVGKCVLFDTGGVSLKNSANLHYMKSDMGGATAVLGTLIYAAEMKLPVNITVILPITDNAISEKALLPSDVITAYNGKTIEVLDTDAEGRLILADSLSYLAKNYKTDFLIDLATLTGSSVRMFGDTCAALFSNDEELKNTLIKTGDHTNQRLWNLPLWDVWKDEIQSDVADLKNMSLKPLGDCIIAAKFLEHFIENHPKWAHLDIAGVAFGSVGYAKEKAATGFGVQLLVDLIENYH, encoded by the coding sequence ATGAAATTAATCAACAAAAAAAATAAAAATTATACTCAGGTTTTTCATTTATTCACTGAAGAAGAATGGGCAAAAACAAGTAAAAACTTCAATAAAAACATTCCTGTTTTCTTTACAGGAAAAAAGCATGAGGTTTTTGTAAACGCACATGAAGAGGGAATCACTTATTTTATTGGCCTGGGAAAATCTACATTAGAAAACTTCGAGTTTCAGCAGGTAGGTGTAAAATTTTCACAAAATCAAAAAGAAAAACTACAGGCAATTCCTACTCTAATGCTTGCTGATTTCCTTAATGAAAAACAGTTTGAAGAATTTGTAAAAGGACTATTCATGGGAACTTACAATTATCCTTTTGAAAAGAATCATCCTTTCTGGAATACTAAATTTGAACTTCACTTTGAAAATATAAGCCAGAAAAGACTGGATCATATCAGCCAAAAAACAGAAGCATTGAGTAACGGTCAAATCGCCTGTCAGGAGTGGCTAAACAAACCGGCCAACCTTAAGAAACCCGATATTTTCAGCGCATACCTTAAAAATATTGCTAAAAAATACGATTTAAAATATACTTCCTTCAACAGGAAGAAATGTGAAGAACTTGGACTGGGGGCTTACCTTGCCGTTAATCAGGGAAGTGCCTATGATGCTGCATTCACTATTTTAGAATACAAAACCACCGTTAAAAATGCCAAAACATTCGGATTGGTCGGAAAGTGCGTATTGTTTGATACCGGCGGAGTCTCATTAAAAAACTCAGCCAATCTGCATTACATGAAATCTGATATGGGCGGTGCCACAGCAGTGCTTGGAACATTAATCTATGCTGCAGAAATGAAACTTCCGGTTAATATCACAGTGATTCTTCCCATCACAGATAATGCCATTTCCGAGAAAGCTCTCCTGCCAAGTGATGTCATTACAGCTTATAATGGAAAAACGATTGAAGTTCTTGATACCGATGCAGAGGGCAGACTGATCCTTGCTGACAGCCTATCCTATCTTGCTAAAAATTATAAAACAGATTTTCTGATTGATCTTGCCACTTTAACGGGAAGCTCGGTAAGGATGTTTGGAGATACCTGTGCAGCCTTATTTTCCAATGATGAAGAACTGAAAAATACATTAATAAAAACCGGAGATCATACCAATCAAAGGCTTTGGAATCTTCCTTTATGGGACGTATGGAAAGATGAGATTCAATCTGATGTAGCCGACCTGAAAAACATGTCCCTGAAACCTTTGGGAGACTGTATCATTGCCGCAAAATTCCTAGAGCATTTCATTGAAAATCATCCTAAATGGGCCCATTTGGATATTGCAGGTGTCGCCTTTGGAAGTGTAGGCTACGCCAAGGAAAAAGCAGCAACCGGTTTTGGGGTTCAGTTACTCGTGGATTTAATTGAAAATTATCACTAA
- the glgB gene encoding 1,4-alpha-glucan branching protein GlgB: MNSVKTYTLFTDHDVYLFKEGRHYKLYGKFGAHSVEKEGVKGVYFSVWAPHAKKVSVIGNFNNWNHKDHILFPRWDGSGIWEGFIDGLTWGTLYKYAVETERGEILEKSDPYALSWEQNIQAASLVSTTWYEWNDEDWMMNRWERNNLNAPISVYELHLGSWVREEETPDRFLNYRDIARKLVPYVKEMGFTHVEFMPVMEYPYDPSWGYQITGFYAATSRFGSPQDLMFLIDELHRNNIGVILDWVPSHFPGDANGLYLFDGSSLYEHEDPKKGFHPDWKSHIFNYGRNEVKSFLISNAMFWLDRYHADGLRVDAVTSMLHLDYSRNEGEWEPNIYGGNVNLEAKAFLQEFNTAVYKEFGNSIITIAEESSDFPLLTKAVHDGGVGFGMKWMMGWMHDTLDYFKEDFANRKFHHHKLTFASMYMYNENYMMPLSHDEVVHGKASLIYKMKGDEWQKFANLRTLYVYMYTHPGAKLLFMGDEFGQTSEWNFTQSLDWHLLKYPVHKGLQDLVKELNHLYQSESALYENQFDKNGFEWVEADDLENSVYVYLRKGKKREDVVMTVLNLAPQVLDYKIGIPAGTHWEVILNSDDEIYSGSGVQPEIMNEQYEEWRGYPKTMTVKLSPLAGIILRQKKDKKYKLHRIKHKR; this comes from the coding sequence ATGAATTCTGTTAAAACCTATACGCTTTTCACTGATCATGACGTGTACCTTTTTAAAGAGGGTAGACATTATAAGCTGTATGGTAAATTTGGGGCACATTCGGTGGAGAAAGAAGGGGTAAAAGGAGTTTATTTTTCAGTTTGGGCACCCCATGCAAAAAAAGTTTCTGTTATTGGGAACTTTAATAACTGGAATCACAAGGATCATATTTTATTTCCAAGATGGGACGGATCTGGAATCTGGGAAGGGTTCATTGACGGACTTACCTGGGGAACCTTATATAAATATGCTGTTGAAACAGAAAGAGGCGAGATCCTGGAGAAAAGTGATCCCTATGCATTAAGCTGGGAACAGAATATTCAGGCAGCATCATTGGTTTCTACCACTTGGTATGAATGGAATGATGAGGATTGGATGATGAATCGTTGGGAGAGAAACAACCTGAATGCTCCGATTTCTGTTTATGAGCTGCATTTGGGCTCATGGGTAAGAGAGGAAGAGACACCTGACCGTTTTTTAAATTATCGGGATATAGCAAGGAAACTTGTTCCTTATGTCAAGGAAATGGGGTTTACCCATGTAGAGTTTATGCCGGTGATGGAGTATCCCTATGACCCGAGTTGGGGATATCAGATTACGGGTTTTTATGCGGCAACCTCACGTTTCGGTTCTCCGCAGGACCTGATGTTTCTGATTGATGAACTTCATAGAAACAATATCGGCGTTATTCTGGATTGGGTGCCGTCTCATTTTCCGGGTGATGCCAATGGACTGTATCTTTTTGATGGCTCCAGTTTATATGAGCACGAAGATCCGAAAAAAGGATTTCATCCCGATTGGAAATCACATATTTTCAATTATGGACGAAATGAAGTGAAATCTTTTCTGATTTCCAATGCAATGTTCTGGCTGGACCGATATCATGCAGACGGGCTGCGTGTAGATGCCGTAACCTCAATGCTTCATTTGGATTATTCAAGAAATGAGGGCGAGTGGGAGCCTAATATATATGGTGGAAATGTAAATCTTGAAGCAAAGGCTTTTCTACAGGAATTCAATACTGCTGTTTACAAGGAGTTTGGAAACAGTATTATAACTATTGCTGAAGAAAGCTCTGACTTTCCTCTATTGACCAAAGCTGTGCATGACGGTGGAGTAGGCTTTGGAATGAAATGGATGATGGGCTGGATGCATGATACCTTGGATTATTTTAAAGAGGATTTTGCTAACAGAAAGTTCCATCATCATAAACTTACTTTTGCTTCCATGTATATGTATAATGAAAATTATATGATGCCTTTGTCTCATGATGAAGTGGTACACGGAAAGGCAAGTTTAATCTATAAAATGAAAGGCGATGAGTGGCAGAAGTTCGCCAACCTTCGTACCTTGTATGTATATATGTATACCCATCCGGGAGCGAAATTGCTTTTTATGGGAGATGAATTTGGGCAGACCAGTGAATGGAACTTTACCCAAAGTCTGGATTGGCATTTACTGAAGTATCCTGTTCATAAAGGATTGCAGGATCTCGTTAAAGAACTCAACCATCTATACCAATCAGAATCTGCTTTGTATGAAAATCAGTTTGATAAAAACGGTTTTGAATGGGTAGAGGCAGATGATCTTGAGAATTCGGTTTATGTGTATCTTAGGAAAGGGAAGAAAAGAGAAGATGTTGTAATGACAGTCCTGAATCTGGCCCCACAGGTATTGGATTATAAAATTGGGATTCCGGCAGGAACACACTGGGAGGTTATTTTAAACTCCGATGATGAAATATACAGCGGCAGTGGAGTGCAGCCTGAAATTATGAATGAACAATATGAAGAATGGAGGGGATACCCAAAAACGATGACTGTAAAGCTATCTCCTTTAGCAGGAATTATCTTAAGACAGAAAAAAGATAAAAAGTATAAATTACACAGAATTAAACACAAAAGATAA
- a CDS encoding carboxylate-amine ligase, whose amino-acid sequence MHQFTIGIEEEYQIIDVESRDLISHVSKIIEGGKAVLSENLKHEMHESMIEMETGICQNIQEARAELTNLRRHLINTAHEQGLRVSGGGTHPFSHWSDNNITQGERYIKIVDDMGDVARENLIFGLHVHIGIPNREEGVRIQNVMRYFLPHVYALSTNSPFWIGRYTGFKSYRQEIFVKFPRTGIPSYFNSLAEFDSYVDLLVKTGTIDNAKKIWWDLRVHPFYPTIEFRICDMPMRIDETVCLAAIMQSLVAKIYKLHQQNLSFRSYRRLLLNENKWRASKSGIEAHLIDFGKEESVPYPILLKELLEFIDDVVDDLGCRHEVEYAWKILENGTGADRQLQIFKETGDLTKVVDYMISETEYGITHGEPAS is encoded by the coding sequence ATGCATCAATTTACTATTGGAATCGAAGAAGAATATCAAATCATTGATGTTGAGAGCAGAGACCTCATTTCTCATGTTTCAAAGATTATTGAAGGGGGAAAGGCTGTATTAAGTGAAAATTTAAAGCACGAAATGCACGAATCCATGATTGAAATGGAAACAGGAATCTGCCAGAACATCCAGGAAGCCAGAGCTGAATTAACCAATTTAAGAAGACACCTGATTAACACAGCCCATGAACAGGGACTACGTGTTTCAGGAGGAGGTACTCATCCTTTTTCGCATTGGTCTGATAATAATATCACTCAGGGAGAAAGATACATCAAAATTGTTGATGATATGGGAGATGTAGCCCGGGAAAACCTTATTTTCGGACTTCACGTACACATTGGAATTCCCAATCGGGAAGAAGGAGTAAGAATTCAAAACGTAATGCGTTACTTTTTGCCCCATGTCTATGCCTTATCTACCAATTCTCCATTTTGGATCGGCAGATATACCGGTTTTAAATCCTACAGACAGGAAATTTTTGTAAAATTCCCTAGAACAGGTATTCCAAGTTATTTCAACTCCCTGGCTGAATTTGACAGTTACGTTGATCTTCTGGTAAAAACCGGCACCATTGACAATGCCAAGAAAATATGGTGGGATTTGAGGGTTCATCCTTTCTATCCTACGATAGAATTCAGAATTTGTGATATGCCGATGAGAATTGATGAAACCGTGTGTCTTGCTGCCATCATGCAGAGTTTAGTGGCTAAAATCTATAAGCTGCACCAGCAAAACCTGAGCTTCAGGAGCTATAGAAGACTGCTGTTAAATGAAAATAAATGGCGTGCTTCCAAAAGTGGCATTGAGGCTCATCTGATTGATTTCGGAAAAGAAGAATCTGTTCCCTATCCTATTTTATTAAAGGAACTTTTAGAGTTTATTGATGACGTTGTAGATGATCTGGGATGCCGCCATGAAGTGGAATACGCTTGGAAAATTCTGGAAAACGGAACGGGGGCAGACCGACAGCTTCAGATCTTCAAAGAGACAGGAGATCTGACGAAGGTTGTAGATTATATGATCTCAGAAACTGAGTATGGTATAACACACGGCGAACCCGCTTCATAA
- a CDS encoding type 1 glutamine amidotransferase produces MKDIRIALLDMNNNHVNQGFRNIKEISEAFRQNSEENVIIETFDVRFKDEMPKIEDFDIFISSGGPGTPHREGFEWEERFAHFLDTVFEHNQYNEDKKYLFLICHSFQLASIHWKLGNICKRKSYSFGVMPVHKTKEGRNEFLFKNLQDPFYAVDSRAYQFIEPDHDRFEELGMTVMAIEKFRPHINLERAVMAVRFSDEIFGTQFHPEANPHSLIENLKDDKNREAMIENFGMEKYLETMDRIDDEDKIILTRHQILPRFLQFAKKNILREVESLA; encoded by the coding sequence ATGAAAGATATTCGAATTGCTCTGTTGGACATGAACAACAACCATGTTAATCAAGGCTTTAGAAACATTAAAGAAATTTCTGAAGCGTTCCGGCAGAATTCTGAAGAAAACGTAATCATTGAGACATTTGATGTAAGATTTAAGGATGAAATGCCAAAAATTGAGGACTTTGATATTTTCATTTCTTCAGGCGGACCCGGAACTCCACACAGAGAAGGTTTTGAATGGGAAGAAAGGTTTGCTCATTTTTTAGATACCGTTTTTGAACACAATCAATACAATGAAGATAAAAAGTATCTCTTTCTGATTTGTCATTCATTTCAATTGGCAAGCATTCATTGGAAGCTGGGCAATATCTGCAAAAGAAAATCCTATTCCTTTGGCGTAATGCCTGTTCACAAAACAAAGGAAGGCAGAAATGAGTTTTTATTTAAGAATCTTCAGGATCCTTTCTATGCCGTAGATTCCAGAGCTTATCAATTCATTGAACCTGATCATGATCGTTTTGAAGAATTGGGAATGACGGTGATGGCTATTGAGAAATTCCGTCCCCATATCAATCTGGAAAGAGCGGTAATGGCTGTTCGTTTTTCAGATGAGATATTCGGGACACAGTTTCATCCGGAAGCAAATCCTCATTCATTAATTGAGAACCTGAAAGATGATAAGAACAGAGAAGCTATGATCGAAAACTTCGGGATGGAAAAATATCTTGAAACCATGGACAGAATAGATGATGAAGATAAAATCATTCTGACCAGACACCAGATTCTTCCAAGATTTCTTCAGTTCGCAAAAAAAAACATTTTGAGAGAAGTTGAGTCCCTGGCTTAA
- a CDS encoding RimK family alpha-L-glutamate ligase — MTKKVGILFGMEDTFPWAFIDKVNELGGGDIVAEPVTIDKLEQGADYGYAVIIDRISQDVPFYRAYLKNAALNGTYVINNPFWWSADEKFFNNALMSKLGIPLPKTVLLPSHERPTDTSETSFRNLKFPHDWEYIFNYVGFPAYMKPHDGGGWKSVYRVENPDDLWSKLGETEQLVMMVQEEIVFDDYYRVYCLGQKYVHIMPYEPRNPHHLRYATTHQTQGEELEKLLKTIHDYTIKMNKALGYDFNTVEFAVRDGIPYAIDFCNPAPDADKNSVGEENFAWIIEHAAKLAIEKAKEYVPGKPNITWGTFVKDSIK, encoded by the coding sequence ATGACAAAAAAAGTAGGAATTCTATTCGGTATGGAAGACACATTTCCCTGGGCATTTATAGATAAGGTAAATGAACTGGGTGGCGGAGATATCGTGGCAGAACCTGTTACCATTGACAAACTGGAACAAGGTGCAGATTATGGCTATGCAGTGATTATTGATAGAATTTCACAGGACGTTCCCTTTTACAGAGCCTATCTGAAAAATGCAGCATTGAATGGTACTTATGTAATCAATAATCCGTTCTGGTGGAGTGCTGACGAAAAGTTTTTCAACAATGCCCTTATGAGCAAACTCGGAATTCCATTGCCCAAAACGGTACTGCTTCCATCACATGAAAGACCAACCGATACTTCTGAAACTTCATTCAGAAACTTGAAATTCCCCCACGATTGGGAATATATCTTTAACTACGTTGGCTTCCCTGCCTATATGAAACCTCATGATGGCGGAGGATGGAAAAGCGTTTACAGAGTGGAAAATCCTGATGATCTTTGGAGTAAACTGGGAGAAACTGAGCAACTGGTTATGATGGTTCAGGAAGAGATTGTCTTTGATGACTATTACAGAGTTTATTGTCTGGGCCAAAAATACGTTCATATCATGCCCTACGAACCAAGAAACCCTCATCATCTGAGATATGCTACCACCCATCAGACACAGGGTGAAGAACTCGAAAAACTATTGAAAACCATCCATGACTATACGATCAAAATGAATAAAGCATTAGGATATGATTTCAATACTGTAGAATTTGCGGTAAGAGATGGTATTCCTTACGCCATCGATTTCTGTAATCCTGCACCTGATGCAGATAAAAACTCTGTAGGAGAAGAGAATTTTGCATGGATCATTGAGCATGCTGCTAAACTGGCTATAGAAAAAGCTAAGGAATATGTTCCGGGGAAACCGAATATCACTTGGGGAACCTTTGTGAAAGATTCCATAAAATAA
- a CDS encoding acetyl-CoA carboxylase biotin carboxylase subunit family protein, whose amino-acid sequence MEEKIIVCISCYYKGYDFMDEMKKLGNKIILVTSENLKEKNWPWHAIDEVFYMPELKPSVWNLEHLIQGFSHLMKTRKVDAVVALDDYDVEKAALIRETFRIPGMGQTTHRYFRDKLAMRQKAKDSGINVPEFTAVFNDDVVNDFVDKVPAPWVLKPRSEASASGIKKITSKEQLHEALDTLGEERHLFLLESFKPGDVYHVDSLTFNKEIVFTSASKYLAPPMQVSHEGGVFRSKTLGRYSEEFKALEDINAKVLSNFGLVNGATHTEFIRGKEDGKWYFLETSSRVGGAHIPDLVEASSGINIWREWAKIEDALLRNKSYSVAPPTGYYSGLIVALIKDKEPDYSKFECKEVVKFIPIDYHVGIVYKSSDASVVEEKLDSAAEMINAEMLNILPPKSSKLSS is encoded by the coding sequence ATGGAGGAGAAAATCATAGTATGTATTTCATGCTATTACAAGGGCTATGACTTCATGGATGAAATGAAGAAGCTTGGTAATAAAATAATCTTAGTAACATCAGAAAATCTTAAAGAAAAAAACTGGCCCTGGCATGCCATTGATGAGGTATTTTATATGCCTGAACTAAAGCCCTCTGTCTGGAACCTTGAGCATCTGATTCAGGGATTTTCACATCTGATGAAAACCAGAAAGGTAGATGCTGTTGTAGCCCTTGATGACTACGACGTGGAAAAAGCGGCCCTGATCCGGGAAACTTTTCGTATTCCCGGTATGGGACAGACTACCCATCGTTATTTCAGGGACAAGCTGGCTATGCGACAAAAGGCAAAGGATTCAGGAATTAATGTCCCTGAATTTACCGCCGTGTTTAATGATGATGTAGTGAATGATTTTGTAGACAAAGTTCCTGCACCATGGGTGTTAAAGCCCCGTTCAGAGGCTTCTGCATCAGGAATAAAGAAAATCACATCCAAAGAACAGCTTCATGAAGCCCTGGATACCCTTGGAGAAGAACGTCATCTTTTCTTATTGGAAAGTTTTAAGCCGGGAGATGTTTATCATGTAGATAGTCTTACCTTTAATAAGGAAATTGTATTCACTTCTGCCTCAAAATATTTAGCTCCTCCTATGCAGGTTTCCCATGAAGGCGGTGTATTCAGATCTAAAACATTGGGAAGATATTCAGAAGAATTTAAAGCGCTTGAAGACATCAATGCTAAGGTGCTTTCCAACTTCGGATTAGTGAATGGAGCAACCCATACAGAATTCATAAGAGGCAAAGAAGATGGCAAATGGTATTTCCTTGAAACTTCCTCAAGGGTTGGTGGTGCCCATATTCCTGATCTGGTTGAAGCTTCAAGCGGAATCAATATATGGAGAGAATGGGCCAAAATTGAAGATGCTCTTTTAAGAAATAAAAGCTATAGCGTCGCTCCTCCCACAGGATATTATTCAGGGTTGATTGTTGCCCTGATTAAAGATAAAGAGCCCGATTACAGCAAATTTGAATGCAAAGAAGTCGTAAAATTTATTCCTATAGACTATCATGTTGGAATTGTTTACAAATCCAGTGATGCTTCAGTTGTAGAGGAAAAATTAGATAGTGCTGCGGAAATGATTAATGCAGAAATGCTTAATATTTTGCCTCCAAAAAGCAGTAAACTGAGTAGTTAG
- a CDS encoding alpha/beta hydrolase-fold protein → MRFELYTEEKDDRPVFITGNFNNWNPKDYNYQLTQQDSGNYFIEIDNPILPDEIEYKFTKGGWENVELDKYGNITPNRKIKKSLGKASDTVEKWRLNWGPFKEEFFPIAEVISEKFYIPQLDRYRKVWAVLPYDYHTSDKYYPVLYLQDAQNLFNEGSGFGNWEIDKKLSILAEYGRGDVIIIAIEHGSEDRIKEYIFDNDNIANGSEGKKYIRFITDTLKPFVDENYRTKKDRNNTGIGGSSLGALISIYSGFLYPEVYSKLLIFSPSLWVEPNNNFPMMNFRVPFKTKIYLYGGAQEGSKMVKRIHIFEEYLKRWEKKNLFDFEFRTNINPEGTHNEFYWSQEFPRAIEWLFYDNTENPVEVKPQQQSIKN, encoded by the coding sequence ATGAGGTTTGAACTTTATACGGAAGAAAAAGATGACAGACCGGTATTTATCACCGGAAATTTCAACAACTGGAACCCCAAGGACTACAATTATCAGCTTACACAGCAGGATTCCGGCAATTATTTCATTGAAATTGATAACCCAATACTTCCGGATGAAATTGAGTATAAATTCACGAAAGGAGGCTGGGAAAATGTTGAACTGGACAAGTATGGAAATATTACCCCCAACCGAAAAATTAAAAAATCCTTAGGAAAAGCTTCAGATACTGTAGAAAAATGGAGGTTAAACTGGGGACCATTTAAGGAAGAGTTTTTTCCCATTGCAGAAGTGATTTCTGAAAAATTTTATATTCCACAGCTTGATCGCTACCGTAAAGTTTGGGCGGTACTTCCCTACGATTATCATACTTCAGATAAGTATTATCCCGTTTTATATCTTCAGGATGCACAAAATCTATTCAACGAAGGAAGTGGTTTCGGAAATTGGGAAATAGACAAAAAACTTTCCATCCTTGCTGAATATGGACGAGGAGATGTCATCATCATTGCCATAGAACATGGAAGTGAAGACAGAATCAAGGAATATATTTTTGATAACGACAATATCGCCAATGGTTCTGAAGGCAAGAAGTACATCCGCTTTATCACCGATACCTTAAAGCCTTTTGTGGATGAAAATTACCGAACCAAAAAGGACCGCAACAATACAGGAATTGGTGGTAGTTCACTGGGTGCACTGATCAGTATTTACAGTGGTTTTCTTTATCCTGAGGTCTATTCAAAATTATTGATATTCTCCCCTTCTCTTTGGGTAGAACCGAATAATAATTTCCCCATGATGAACTTCAGGGTTCCTTTTAAAACAAAGATATATTTATATGGTGGTGCCCAGGAAGGATCCAAAATGGTAAAAAGGATTCATATTTTTGAGGAGTATCTGAAAAGATGGGAGAAGAAGAACCTTTTTGACTTTGAATTCAGAACCAATATCAATCCGGAAGGTACACACAATGAGTTTTATTGGTCACAGGAGTTCCCTAGGGCCATTGAATGGCTGTTCTATGACAATACAGAAAACCCTGTAGAAGTAAAACCACAACAACAAAGCATTAAGAATTAA
- a CDS encoding alpha/beta hydrolase-fold protein gives MPHIEHTEYYSNILGMSLKVEVTGHYGHPIIMFPTSQGQYTQNHDFHLNGSINWFIEQGKVKLYNIQTIDSWSFYDEKITPQQRIRNYERYVQFLIKEFVPYIQKLHKTHRVAVAGASFGGYHAANFAFRFPDVVSHLFCLSGAFSIRNFMDGYSDELVYFNCPREFVRNDEAWKYKHMHIILSTSDQDICKDKNIEMAEILRVKGIDFWYDERKWIGHDWPLWRMVFPTFIGAYFS, from the coding sequence ATGCCTCATATAGAACATACAGAGTATTATTCGAATATACTGGGAATGAGCCTTAAGGTGGAAGTAACCGGACATTATGGTCATCCTATCATTATGTTTCCTACTTCTCAGGGACAATATACCCAGAACCATGATTTTCATCTCAACGGAAGTATTAACTGGTTTATTGAACAGGGAAAAGTAAAGCTTTATAATATCCAAACCATCGATAGCTGGAGCTTTTATGATGAAAAAATAACACCACAGCAAAGGATAAGAAATTACGAAAGATATGTGCAGTTTCTGATTAAGGAGTTTGTTCCCTACATCCAGAAACTTCATAAAACCCATCGTGTAGCAGTGGCCGGAGCCAGTTTTGGAGGCTACCATGCTGCTAACTTTGCCTTTAGGTTTCCCGATGTGGTTTCTCATCTGTTTTGCCTTTCAGGGGCATTCAGTATAAGGAACTTTATGGATGGTTATTCTGATGAACTCGTCTACTTCAACTGCCCAAGGGAGTTTGTAAGAAATGATGAAGCCTGGAAGTACAAGCATATGCATATTATATTGAGTACCTCTGATCAGGACATCTGTAAGGACAAAAATATTGAGATGGCTGAAATCCTGAGAGTAAAGGGCATCGATTTTTGGTATGACGAAAGAAAGTGGATCGGTCATGACTGGCCTCTATGGAGAATGGTATTTCCTACATTTATAGGAGCTTACTTCTCTTAA